In Juglans microcarpa x Juglans regia isolate MS1-56 chromosome 7D, Jm3101_v1.0, whole genome shotgun sequence, the following are encoded in one genomic region:
- the LOC121238426 gene encoding beta-glucosidase 12-like: protein MAMEGYILIGLLVLVSSFANTINAIAITPRYGISTLNRTSFPKGFTFGAGSADYQVEGATPFYDGKGESMWDYYTHKYPEKIADGSNGDVASEQYHRFKEDFGLLKDMNGDAYRFSIAWTRLIPTGKISDGVNQKGIDHYNQVINELLAQGLTPYVTIFHWHVPIALDHKYGGFLSRRILKDFKDYAELCFKEFGDRVKHWTTVNEPHMFTNGGYAAGVLAPFRCSSWQNMNCTGGDSATEPYTVAHNLLLAHAVAANLYKTKYQAKQKGVVGITVDLDWMVPYSKSEKDRAAALRAIDFRFGWFMDPLTKGRYPLSMRTHVRGNRLPVFTPEQSKLVKGSYDFIGLNYYTANYVADVPEDKSLNKSYLTDALVNKTGERDGVLIGPQAASDWLYVYPRGIYDLLVYTKTKYGNPVIYITENGVNEHNNASIPLQEALVDTHRIYYHYKHLAYVHKAIGVGVRVEGYFAWSFSDTFEWFSGYTIRFGIHFIDFENGLKRHPKLSAKWFKNFLKK, encoded by the exons ATGGCGATGGAAGGGTACATACTCATAGgccttcttgttcttgtttcctCTTTCGCCAATACCATCAATGCCATTGCTATCACTCCCCGTTACGGCATTTCTACACTCAACAGGACCAGTTTTCCCAAAGGTTTCACTTTTGGTGCAGGATCAGCTGACTATCAG GTTGAAGGTGCAACGCCGTTTTATGATGGCAAAGGAGAAAGTATGTGGGATTATTACACCCACAAATAcccag AGAAAATAGCGGATGGCAGTAATGGGGATGTAGCTAGTGAACAATATCATCGCTTCAAG GAGGACTTTGGGCTTCTGAAGGATATGAATGGAGATGCATACAGATTCTCAATCGCATGGACCAGACTGATACCAA CCGGAAAGATTAGTGATGGTGTGAACCAGAAAGGAATCGACCACTACAACCAGGTCATCAATGAACTCCTAGCCCAAG GTCTTACGCCCTATGTGACAATCTTCCACTGGCACGTCCCAATAGCCTTGGATCATAAGTATGGCGGTTTCTTAAGTCGCCGCATTTT GAAAGACTTCAAGGACTACGCAGAGCTTTGCTTCAAGGAGTTTGGTGATAGGGTAAAGCACTGGACCACCGTAAACGAGCCTCATATGTTCACCAATGGTGGATATGCAGCTGGGGTTTTAGCACCTTTTAGATGTTCGAGCTGGCAAAACATGAATTGCACCGGTGGGGATTCAGCGACGGAGCCATATACCGTAGCCCACAATCTGCTTCTTGCTCATGCAGTTGCGGCAAACTTGTATAAGACCAAATATCAG GCAAAGCAAAAAGGTGTTGTAGGGATAACAGTTGATTTGGATTGGATGGTTCCATATTCTAAATCGGAGAAAGATCGTGCTGCCGCGTTACGTGCCATTGATTTTAGATTTGGatg GTTCATGGACCCCTTGACAAAGGGTCGCTATCCCCTCAGCATGCGCACTCACGTACGTGGAAACCGATTACCCGTTTTCACTCCAGAGCAATCGAAGCTGGTGAAGGGATCATACGACTTTATCGGATTAAACTACTATACTGCCAATTATGTTGCTGATGTACCTGAAGATAAGTCTCTGAACAAAAGCTACTTGACAGATGCTCTTGTTAATAAAACAG GTGAGCGCGACGGGGTCCTCATTGGTCCACAG GCTGCTTCGGATTGGCTCTATGTCTATCCTAGAGGAATCTACGATCTTCTTGTCTACACAAAAACCAAGTACGGTAATCCAGTAATTTACATCACCGAGAATG GAGTCAATGAGCACAATAATGCCTCAATACCTCTTCAGGAAGCTCTTGTGGACACCCACagaatttattatcattataagcACCTTGCGTATGTTCATAAGGCTATTGG GGTGGGCGTGAGAGTTGAAGGATACTTTGCTTGGTCATTCTCGGACACCTTTGAATGGTTTTCTGGTTATACGATTCGGTTTGGCATCCACTTTATCGACTTTGAGAACGGATTGAAGAGACACCCTAAACTTTCAGCAAAATGGTTCAAGAATTTCCTCaagaaatag